Proteins encoded by one window of Gopherus evgoodei ecotype Sinaloan lineage unplaced genomic scaffold, rGopEvg1_v1.p scaffold_70_arrow_ctg1, whole genome shotgun sequence:
- the LOC115643772 gene encoding olfactory receptor 1009-like has translation MKNQTTVTEFILLGLSSDPQMQIFLFLVFLVIYLITLSGNIVIMVVIRANSHLHTPMYFFLFHLSFVDICYSSVTVPNALRNFLVVHKTISVNGCIAQMFFILLSAGAEVLILSAMAYDRYAAICDPLHYVERMSKGICVQLVSGAWAISFFHALLNTVFTFNLHFCGPSQISHFSCELSPLLQLSCTDNLTNQVVLITSVVIFASSAFLLTLISYINIISTILKIRSAEGRRKAFSTCSSHLIVVGLFYTTGFLQYTKPRSVSSVVLDEIFSIEYSILTPVLNPIIYSLKNKEVKTAVGKMLGKFKFLK, from the coding sequence atgaaaaatcaaaccacagtGACTGAATTTATTCTCCTGGGACTTTCCAGTGacccacagatgcagattttcctcttcttGGTGTTTTTAGTTATATACCTAATCACTCTGAGTGGTAACATAGTGATCATGGTGGTGATAAGAGCTAATTCTCACCTTCACACTCCTATGTACTTCTTCctcttccatttatcctttgttgatatCTGCTATTCCTCGGTCACGGTGCCTAACGCACTGAGGAACTTCCTAGTGGTGCACAAAACTATTTCTGTCAATGGCTGCATTGCTCAGATGTTCTTCATCCTCCTCTCAGCTGGTGCTGAAGTTCTCATTCTCTCAGCCATGGCTTATGACCGCTACGCTGCCATATGTGACCCATTGCATTACGTGGAGAGAATGAGCAAAGGGATCTGTGTTCAGCTGGTGAGTGGGGCATGGGCAATAAGTTTCTTCCATGCCCTGCTTAACACTGTTTTTACTTTCAATTTGCATTTCTGTGGGCCCAGTCAAATCAGCCATTTCAGCTGTGAACTCTCTCCTCTATTACAACTGTCCTGCACTGACAACCTCACCAATCAAGTGGTGCTTATTACTTCTGTTGTGATATTTGCATCAAGTGCCTTCCTCCTCACCCTGATCTCCTACATTaatatcatctccaccatcctgaagaTTCGCTCTGCGGAGGGCAGgcgtaaagccttctccacctgcagctcccaccttatCGTGGTTGGCTTATTCTACACGACAGGTTTTCTCCAGTACACAAAACCCAGGTCGGTCTCCTCTGTGGTGCTGGATGAAATATTCTCAATTGAGTACAGTATCTTGACCCCTGTGTTAaatcccatcatctacagcctgaaaaacaaggaggtgaaaACAGCTGTAGGGAAAATGTTAGGGAAATTCAAATTTCTCAAGTAG